Genomic window (Flavobacterium oreochromis):
ATAGATAACGACATGTTTTCCATACCTTTACGACTGTTATATGTACAGCCAAGACTAGCGCCTAAAGAGTTATCCTTGTCATGAGTGTTATTAATTTTATGACTATAAGAAATAGACGGTGAAATAGAGACCCCTTCGTCAATTGAAGAATTCATTTGAACACCAACCGTCATACCATTATGAGCCGCATAAGAAATTCCTTTACTACAAGAAAAAGTAACACCGTCATAATTATTATATTTAACGTCAATTCCAGTATTAACTTTAAGACCTGAATTAGGATCTCCGTTTTCAGCAAAACCAAATGGAGATAAAAACATATTAAAATTTCCCCCAACAGTTATGTTATCTTTCATACTGTTTTCATAGGTAATTCCATCTCCATTAAAATCATCTGGAATACCTCGCATATTTCGAGCAATTTGACCTGCGCTCAAATCCCATCCTAGACCTACCCAAGAAGCTTCTTGATCCATTGTAATACCAGTATTATAAGCTAAATTAATAGGGTAACCTCCTACATCCATAATAGGAATATTATAATTTAGATCACCACTAGATAAGTCAACCATTTCTGATGCACTAATAGGAGTGAATGATTCAAATTCAGGTTGTTTAGGACCATTGGTTAAAGCGTAAATGCTTAATGAGTTTGTGGATTCTAAAAAAAACAAAATCATCAAATACCAAACAAAAACTTTGGTGACTCTACTTTCTCTAATCGATTTAATCATCATAAGGCTATAGGAGTGTAATTTTCTTTAAATTGAAATTTTATATTTCCTTTTAGGAATAAATTGTCTTTATATATTAATTGTATCCTGTCATTTGGATTTATTCCTGAAAAGAAAAGTAATATTTTATTATATGGCGTTATTTTATAAGTTCTTTCATATAAAACTCCTGAACAAGGTATAGTATCTCTTTTTTGATTCACCACCACAAAATCTTTTTGTATATCAAATGAAAGATACTTGACTAAATCTTCATCTACTATTTGTGTCTTTTTATCTTTACCTTCCAGTAAATTTTTTTCTTCTTCATCCTGAAATTGAAACTCAATTATTCTCTCAAATTTATTTTTTTCATAAATAGAATCTACTTCTTTAAGATTTACAGTGCCCTTATTTTTTAAAAGATAATATTGTATGGGCACTTCAGTAGCTGAAAATAAAGTACCCTCAATATTCTGAATTATATTCTTTGATTTCCAACCTTGATTTTCTAAATTGAAATACCGAGTTCTAATTTCAATATCGTTACTATTCTTCTTCTTATCACAAGAAATAACAAATAAAGCTAGAAAGACAAAAATTATATTTACATTATTTTTTACCTTCATATCTTTTATTTATATAAGTTATTAACTCAGGTGTTATATTTATAGATTCATCACTATAAAGGACTGTTCGGTCACCATTAAAAGAACCTAAAACCATTTTATATCCTTTTTCTTTCGAATATTCCTTAATATAAGAGTCTATTCTTTTCCAAATCTTAGCGGATTCTGTTTGACCAAAACTTTGGTTGAAATTTTCAAACTCCTCTTTTAGTGGTATAAAAGTCTTTAAAAGTTGTTCTTTATGATTTTTTTGAATAGTTGGAGATTGTATTAAAAAATATAAAGAATCTAGGACCTTTCTTTTTTATTAAAATCTTTCTCTCCTATTTGTTTCATCTCTTTAGTCATATTGAAACCATCAAATAGTTTTACGTTATCAACATAAACCACCTCTTGGGTAACAAAAAGGTGTTGAAAAATAGGATTAAAAAACAGCTTAAAACGGCTAGAATTAGTAAAATAAAATTTAAGTAATTTGACTGTGAAAGATATCCTTTTAAAAATGAAAGTTTAGTTTTTATAGTATTTAAATCCATTTATTTTTTTAATTCTTTTATTTCGGTTTGCAATGCTTGTATCTTTTTATTCTGTTCAATAACATATAATGTCAGCTCTTCTATTTTTTGTAAAAGTTTGATTTGAAAATCACCAACATTTACACCATTCTTTTCCATTTCTTTTGCTGATGCAACTTCAGGTAAGTGTTTTTTCTCCTTAATATGTTTTTCAACGGTTTCGAGCTTTGGCAAATCATATCTTTCATCAAAAACAAAGTCAGCCGTAGGCGTTGTGGTCACTTTAAGCTCTTTGGCTTCTATCTTACCTT
Coding sequences:
- a CDS encoding OmpH family outer membrane protein — its product is MQSPTIQKNHKEQLLKTFIPLKEEFENFNQSFGQTESAKIWKRIDSYIKEYSKEKGYKMVLGSFNGDRTVLYSDESINITPELITYINKRYEGKK